The Elaeis guineensis isolate ETL-2024a chromosome 5, EG11, whole genome shotgun sequence DNA segment tcgggctcgtgtgtagtctatgagGATTTTAGTActcgctaaagaattaaagtaattcttcgaattgaagatagaaactatcaattcatataaaaatagtaaaagaacctttagactaaagtccatatctttaggcttaataattcatatacttattagatcttgattttttttatgcagttatggccaccaccttgtcgctccaatcactgttagacaatgacaagcttatgagacctaacttcgatagctggtatcggaagttaaaaattatttttgggcaTGAAAAAATTCTCTATGTCCTTTTAGAGTCTGCACCTGATGAATCCACGATCGATGCATGTGATgaggtcagagatacttatcagaaattGCTCAATAATCGAACCACAGTGCAATCAATAATGAGGCCGGCTACGAGCAACGAATGTAGTAGCAAATTTGTAGATTCACAGcctcaaaaaatatttcaaatgttaaaaaaatttactttagcaggttcatggtcccctgagagaggaaagaaaaaggtgCATAAGTCTAGGGCTGATCCGAATCAGGCAAAGTGCTTCTTCTataggaagcttggtcattggaaaagaaattatcctcagtttCTTGATTGAAacaggctaaagagaaatgagtaaTTACTTACTGATCAaaatgcttatatgataacatcttgtaatttttctatttgtgatactactaactAGATATTGGTTACCGAAAGTTCggctcatatttgtaattcgttgtaaGAATTTTAGATTAGTAAAAAGTTTGAGAACGacgagagattcttgaatattagagatggaagtcaagtttcaatcctagTTTTGAGAGTtgtcgagcttatttttaatttcaatagtatcattttaagtgattgacaCTATTatctatctttcttgatgaatgtaatctccgttgatcttttggccaaagatggttattatttctcaataaaaaataattattataatatcattatgaatgatgttataataataagaggataattaaaaataatctttatattttgtcataacctattagtgtaatgtatatttcaaacAAACATCCTGAGATAatatcacggatgcctacctttagcATTATAGGCTCAGTCacattaacaagaacaggataaacagattagctcAGGAGGATATTCTGaatattaatgattatgaattattatcgatctgtgagtcttgtcttcttgaaaagatgacaaagtcaccttttattgaaaaagatgaacgagctagtgatgttttaggtctaatatatactgatatatgcagacctatgaatactagtgccagaggtggatataactattttattatattttcaaACAGTTTCATccaggaagagtattaaaattttttggtctgaccgagaaggtgaatacatttctagtgagtttctgacatatctaggagagaatgggattctctcattaTGAAATACTTCTGGAATACCAtagtataatggtgtatctgaaagaaaaaattaaactCTATtaaatatagttcgatccatgatagaatttttgagtctgtcgatcttcttttgaggatatgcacttgagacagtctgttatgtgctcaataatgttccaagcaagtctgtcgataaaatactatatgagatatggtcaagaTGTAGGCCGAcattctcacaccttaggatcagAGGATATCCgaattatgtcaaatatttacagACCGACAAGCCTGAACTTAGGTCCGATAAGTGTTATTTTGTaggatacctcaaaaaaatagagtattatttctatcttgctgatgaaccaAAGATATTCATcagtcttaaggtaatctttttgaaaaagaagtttcttaggaaagaaactaatgcctctaaggttgaacttgataaagttcaacagatagaagaatcgacataatctagtaaacctacaaaatcgaatttaattagatcaaaattgAAAACCATTGTAAacacaccattaaggagatccgatagagtactgcaatagtcagacagatactatggtttctatattaaggatggtgatcctattgaactcgatgaaaataatgaggatccgatcatttaCATAGATGCAGAGATCTAACTCTGATAAGTAGTTTAAAGTCATGAAGTCCAAaatagagttcatgaaggtcaatgatgtatagacattagttgattcacctgaagggattaaatctatagagtgtaagtggatcttcaagagaaaaaaagatgcagatagaaaggtgaagacctataaaacctatctggttgctaagagatatcgtcaacgttatgatattgactatgataagatatttttcattatgGTAATATTCAAATctattcaaattatgcttgcgataacggtacatctggactataaaatctgatacatagatatgaaaattactttcctaaataaagaattgaaagaagaggtatatatgatacaatctgaagggttcacatccacacatgagtttaaggtgtgtcagcttcagagatccatttatgaattgaagcaggcatcacggagttggaacatgtgttttgataagatgatcaaaacgtatggcttcagtaggaataaaaaaaaatcctacatttataagtggactaatgattctatggttgtatttcttattttgcatatggataatattctcttaatcgaaaatgacatccctgtattacagagaataaaaattcgACTGTCATCttagtttttcatgaagaattaaaaaaaatatcctacatcttgggaatgaagatctatagagatagatcaaagagattgcttagattatctcaatccacgtacgtCGATATCATGTTGAAgtagttcagcatagagaatttcaataaaggctatctttcaatagatcatgaaatttttttttcgaacagggattgtccaacaactcctaaaAAAAGAGAGCAtaagagtaggattccttatgcttcgatagtgggatccattatgtacgtcatgatatatacGAGACCGGATATTGCCTACTCACTAGGAGTGGTGAGCAGGTATCAGTCTAATCCGGAGGAGAACCACTAAAATATTATgcaaaccatccttaagtatttgaaaaatactaaggatcagtggttcgtttatagagaatctgacttgaaacttatggggtttaccgACTCCAACTTTTAGTTAGACCATGACGATAGCGAGAGTGtgttgaaatttatatttatcttgaatgatggagcgatctactgaaaaagtttcaagcatacCATGGCCGATTCAATTTGCAAGGTGGAGTATATCGTGACATCTGATGTtgtgaaggaagctatatgattgtaaAAGTTTATCGgtgagctcgaagtggcatcctccatcgatggtctGATTCTACTGTACTGTGATAGCACTAGCGCtattactcaagtgaagaaatcAAAGTCCCATCAGTGTACTAAGCACATACTGCGTCACTACCACCTGATCCGAAAGATcatagatcgagatgacgtcgagcttcagaagatcgatggaaagaagaatctgatcgatccatttactaaagccctcagtatcaaagagttcgatgattataaattaaagatggatatacaatactatactgattagttttagtccaagtaggagtcgttggaaaatatgtttcaaagccaatcgtcagcctattaatgattatgctcattttataattatctataaattatttaataataaaaattatttggcttattcatcataagttgtgtacatcttctatatgaacttttatattgtgatgaagtccttagaactattttaaatcgataaaggaggatttatcgttgatCCTTAAATCAGTTCGTAACCAAACGgaacactattactaggatgatagtgattgtcaaatataggtcgttatgtgccatatggattggttgtcctcttaagcaaggagtgtggagatattggtatggcatgcaggtaagttGTAGGAGTCTatctcattgaatatgaccaactacggagcactctactatcaagagtagctcgcgaaggatgtgggtataagtatctcttcgatctgagatcactatgatgacttgtaagcaactcattgtgctttagtgttggactatctgaatttttaattcaatgacgaaagatttttggatatagtcaagtactcgtggtagtcggtgtgtgagtcaaaatgagattgacccctccagattacaaaagttaatgcattactgtatttcaatttagtaaaacctagaTCCGAATAATCcatataatgaatttgaaagattaaaatataatgtggttcaCTATTCCAGGATTGACAGTAaaatcctaagtcatcttgagcattagagtcaaagagatgaattacatggtaaccatataccagtagattcttgaatattactttgcaatcattcgacctatACAGACATCGGATcttattgctaaatggttacatcgattagtatagaaagttatttctatgctactgacttaggttcgaacctatagggtcacactcaaaagaagtttctatctgatcaaGTGGCTGATCTATGATTAAGAATTATCTAAGGGTGTAATCGTCAATACGATTGAAGGTTAACctgatgtaaaaattataatatattaatttgctaatggttagtgaattataggaggattgatatgTAATTGAATTgctgattagtttaatttgattaagtaaagaggtttggttcaagtctaattaaattggattcaatttgatttgatccgattaggttgtaAGATAACCTAATTGCTAAAGGTGatcgatttttgatttgatcaggactttggcttgattaaattttgatttgattaggatttaatctagCTGGTttggaatctaattagattagattcaagttatctaatttgatctaacctaatttgattagggttgagACCTAAATGAATAAGACTTAGAATCCAAACTAGATTGGACTCTTCCTAGCCGACCACCCATGTTGATGCCATTCTTCTCATCACACAAAGCTGATTTGTGCATTGAAACTCCATGCTCAGAAATCCTTAGTCACCCCATCTCAACACCTAAATAGATAGGATAGAGTTTGGATTTGGATTCggcttgaattttgaatttgagtttgAATGGTCtttgattttgaatcaaactaaCCTAAATCCTATCCTTATCTGACCCTTGATGCCAACCATAAAAGAAGCAGAATTTTGTGTGGCAAAATTTTGATGTTATTCATCGAGAGAAAGGGTTTCTTAAAGAAAGCATGAGGTCTTGGGGTGGGCGGCCATATTTGGCGTGTGAGATTAGAGGAGTTCTTCCTTCTCTGGGTGAGTGGAaacctagatcagatctaggaattttttgtgAGGGAAAAATCAAAAGAGAAAGTAGTTCTCTATCCTATTTTCCTCCACCACATCATCCTCCTTGTCCTTTCTTTAATTTCAAAAGAGTCTGAGAGATCCGAAGAGAGGAGCAAATCTACCATCAATaagatcttcgtgcgagctaACACTTCCAAGAAGATCGATTAGtatggagcttcgagtggatcaaccatAAAGGCTAGACATCCTATGTGGCTGTGAACAACTAATGAGACCTCAAATCCATGAGACTCAAATACgaagatctactacccgcactcaggtatcaagttttgaactcgATAGatttgtagattagatctacagcATGTATGATGCGATCATATATGCAGATTATACTTTCAGATCATACACATGCATTATATCATGTTGTAGATCCTAGGAtagaattttagatatgatctagaagcatgtttattagattaaatagtttaatctaatctaTTCTGCTGTATAAATTTTGGAAATTGCATGCTTGAAGCCCTACCGATTTTCCAACATGCATGATAAGTGTCACCACCCAAAGGGCCTCAGAGACCATGACTCTTAAAAAAAGGAGCTCCGATTGCCCTTCCTAATGTACCATCCTTATCAAATGGTGCTGGCGTTAAAGACCACATCTCGTCAAGCCTCCATATCGTATGATTCTCCATCGTGTGACCCATAAGGTAGATCACTTTCTTTGATCCATAGAAGGTGGTATGGTGCCCGTCAACGTCCAGCACCCAGAACATAAGCAAGTCTGTGATTTTCAAAATTTGCCCACCCTACATTACTAAAATAAGCACTTCAACGAGAGTCAAGGGAGATCCTAGCTCAGGTGCGGAGACTGACCCATTCGAGCCACTGAGCCCTTCAAAAAGGAGTCTTCCCTCAACATCTCAGTTTGGATCTTAGTGTTGGGAGGATCCCTCACAAATGCGCAATATGGATCCCTGCCCAAGATCATAAATGCTGGTGATGATGTAGATACCataagagaaaggaagaagaaagatgcACAAAAGACACAATCAAATAACGTGGATCAGCTGAAGACTTGTCTCCATagggtatgcaagcttcactatgagagaaaaataaatacaagaggagatcacaccctctcaaCTCCCATACATCAATctttctctctcaacaagaagcacaaaACCCTCATAAAGCTCTCAAAATAACCTCCAAGGAGACTCTCTGCCGCTACAGGATGCTACCAGCTGCTCTCTCTCTAAACTCCACAGCAATCTATCCCTTTGAAAGcccaaaatcagagtccaaatcaCATTCAAAGTGTACAAAGAGTTCTGTTAGGACTCCAAAACTCATCCGAACCATCTAATCGCACTCTCTAGCTCCCACAGCCACTTGATCGCATATTCTGCATGATGGACCATGCATAGACTGCATGAAGTCCCCCTGTGGACTGCGTCTCTCCCTCATAGACTGTGTAGTCCATGTGAAATGCGGTGGACTGTGTGAGCTGCATGCCAGGACTGTGCCTCACACGTCCTGGGCCATGCATGGACCGCATGATGCACCACACATCCGATTGGGCCGCATGCCTGTGGGCTGCATCTATAGACTGCGTCAATGGGCCGGCATGCCGTGGGCTTCTCTATCTTGGGCCTTACTACCGTGGGTCAAATTCAAGATGCTAAAATtcaacaatcttcatctcgactcgacattcggCCTCCCCATAACTTTGAAAGCTTCTGGATGATCTAACCTCAAGCCCTGGGGTAAATGTTTGGctgctcatggatgggcaaatatgagagTCAAGCTAGGCCATTCTATTCCATCTCTAATATGTGTTGTGACCtacctgacctgagacctactcggggtaGCCTCTAATGGTAATAGAAACTTCACTATCTGATATTGCCTGTCATCCTTTCGAGTCTTCCATCTCATGTCCAAACCATTtgtatctggagctccacctcgtgcTAAGCTCCCACTGGCATTTGAAGGTCCATCTCATGCTGAGCTTCCTATCAAGAGGTAGTATCCTCCatacttcttctccttcataacaATCCTACTGCCACACACAACCTTTACGATTCTATCATCAACTCTCCATCTATAGCTAGTTGAATCCAGTCTACTCAATGAATCAAATTACTCCTGAAATtggatatgaatcaaatctcaccCAACTTTCTCACTGCTCCATCATATATCTGTAAGCTATCTCAATGCCCTTGATCGTATAACTCAATCCATCCGGTAAATGAACAGTACTCTCAATGCTCTCTAGAAAGTCAAATAACTCTCTACAACAAATATGATGCAAACATactgaatctaaaattcactgagAGAAAAAAGTACATACCTCATCTGAGATCATACGTACATCATCAGTCTCATCTGAGATCATAAACATCATGCGAACATGCCGCTGCAGTAATCTTCATCCGATTTCTGAGCTATGGATAATCTCTAACTCGATGTCCCAACTCATCATATCGATAGCATCTGATCTTACTGAAGTCTTTCAACTTAGACCTAGATCACCTACCTTGTGATCCTCTGCCATTTCGTCCTGTACCACCACCACCTCTAGTCATCATCAAAGTTGAGTTGTCACCTAAACTCGAAGCTCGATTGTCCTATCTGAGAATCTCATTTTGAAGAagtacaaaaataatttcatccatcttgatggtgctctttcctagaaaaagagcagtcaccaaagacaaATAAAGGGAGAAGCGATGAAAGCAAGACCAAtgtcctagtcttctcctcaaccttctcaccaataCTGAGGAGATCAATGAGGATGTTCTATAAGTTACTGAGATACTCCTACATGCTCTACCCCTTGCTCATCCGAAGCTAGTAAAATTACTTCTAGAGGAAGAGAGCATTGGTGAGTGACTTCATTATGTATATCTCTTCGAGCTTCATTCACATCactatcggagaagtctcgctaagcataTGAATCGCAACATCATTCTCCAAGTACAAGCAAATCATACTCACCATCTATATCTGGAGTAGCTTTCAATCCTTCTCATTCATGGTAGTCAGCTTTTTCTcatacaagagagcatcaattaatccttattggatgagcacatccttcaccctcgcttgccatagagagaaattgctcttcccaATATAtcggttgatctctatcttgattgagcatgtcttctttatcttcttcaaTCTCAATCAACACTGCCACAATCTAGACAATcacgtgctctgataccacttattggtaGGATCTCTCATAAGTGCAAAATGCAGATATCCATCCAAGATCATAACTATTAGTGATGATATAGATACtacagtagaaagaaagaaaagagatacaCAAAAGACACAATCAAATAACGTGGATCAGCTCAAGACTTACCTTCACAAAGCACGTAAGCTTTAttatgagagaaaaataaatataagagaagatcacaccctctcaactctcatacatcaatttttctctctcaataagaagcacaaAATTCTTATAAAGCTCTCAAAATAATATCCAAGGAGACTCTCTACTACTACCAGCCGCTATAGAATGCTACCAGTCGCTCTCTCTAAACTCCACAGCCATCTACCCTTTAAAAGCCCTAAATCAGAGTCCAAATCGCATCCAAGATGTACAAAGAGTTCTATTAGGACTCCAGAATCTATCCGAACTATTTGATCATGCCCACAAGCCCCCGCAGTTGCTGGATTGTACATTCCCTGCGATAGACCATGCATAGACTATGTGAAGCACCCTTGTGGACCACGTCTCTCCCTCTTGGACCATGCGGTCCATGTGAAACATAGTGGACCACGTGAGGCACGCACCTAGACCGCACCTCGCACATCCTGGGCCACACGTAGATCGCACGTCCGACTAGACCGCACGCAGCTATGGGCTGCATCTTTGGGCTTGTACACCATGGGCTTCTTTGTCTTGAGCCTCACTGCTCTGGATCGAATTTGATGCGCTAAAATCCAATACTTAGATCCATTGTATTAGGACCATTTTCTAtacttgaattttttaaaaattttaaattcattaaATGTTAATTTAGATTGAACTAAGcttgaattcatattttgattcaagCTTGAACCAAGCTTGCTTCAAATCTGAATTGATTTCTAGCTTAATTTAATATTTTgagtagatttttttaaaaaaaaattcaacctgATCAACAGGTTCATGTTTGGCTTAGCTCAAACCTAAACTCAATTTAAACTCTAAATAGTGGTAAAAAAATCAAGCTTAATCTCAACTTTCAagcttgaaattaatttcaaatcaaGTTTGAGTAGACAGACAAAGGCACAGTCAAGCTTAACTTGGTTACACCCCTAATTTTTAGGACCATAATTAGGGATTCTACATATATATAGTGGGGGAATAGGTTAGGCCAAGTTGGGTCTagtttagctcgagtcaagtAAGGACAACAACATAGAATCTTAGCCCATACATGACCCGATCCCATATCAGGTCAAGATTTATTAACCCATACACATCCACAAGTCATTTCAAGTCATCTATGCAACCCTAACCTTATTTATTTAATAAGTCTCAGATACCTAATAAATTTATATCAATCTATCAAACCTAAATTTACAATTCTAATTGGTTAATTTCctaaatgatttaactaaatagTAGAAAAAGACTAATTCTATGAAAATCCTTGTTCAAGATTAGGACTCAATGAAAcctaaattatttcaatccacagAGGACTTCATTCTCATAATCCAAGTCGGATCAAAACTTTGACTCATACTTATCCCATTTAAAGTTTGACTTAAAAAATATAACCTATATCCGACCTAACTAAAATGCACCTTATCCAAATCAgtccaaataaaattgaattaggtGGGATTTTCGATTGGCAAAATTTTGCACCCTACTTATATGCTTATGGGCCCAATATCCATCTTTCTGCTTAAGCTTACCGATCCATGTCTCACCACTCTCTGCGTAAGCAAGAGGGATCGTGGATTCTAATGCTAATTCCAACTCAAAAGCTTGAACTAGAAAGGATAACTTGTTCACAATGTTTGTGCATCAAGATGACATAAGATGTATGGTATACTATGACAATGCTAATATGAAATAACTTTACTTTAGAAAGGATACCTTTGGGGGAAAAAGGGGAAATGTGGAGGAAATAACATGCCTTTTTATTCTTGGTAGAAATATATGTCCCTTGACAACACATAAGAAATAGAACATGAAATAGAGATAAGATTGAGATGTCCACATGATCCATGAGGACTGGTCTCACTACAATATTTAAGTAGATCAGTAGTCTTTTTAGCATTATAACCCAGAATGCTTGTTACAAAATCACTGTTGAAGCCATAAGCGCCGAAGATTTTTCATTGCAAGTGATTGTGTAGATTGAGATGACACAACTTCAATGGCACTGCCAAGTGGCCATGCTGCCCCAACATAGGAATCACCATACTCCACCTTTGTAACCAATATGATCTCTTGCGATGGCTCCAAACCTATTATTAGACAACCAGTAAGGAAGAATAATAGAATATCTCCAATTCCTAATAGGCATGGCAGTAGCCTCATCATAGTTACTCACCGAAACCATCCACAAGCAATGTGTATTCATAAACAAGATCCATGCATATGTATGGCAAGTCCTCCTCTGCGACATTAGGATAGGTGACATTGGCTTCCTCAAGACTTAATTTGCAAGCCATCTTCGTAGCTTCCTCAAAGTCTGAAGGTGTAACCAGAGCGTTCGGCTTCTCGGAGTCTATAAATCCAACCTGTGCGTAAGTTGACACACAAGAATTAGTTAACTAGGTTATCATAGATAAGAGGAATACTAAGAGTTTAACCTGAGCAGCTCTGTCATAGAAAAAGGATGCCACATATAGGTTCTTCTGCCCATCTCCACCTCCACCACTCCACACGCCACCAAATGTGCAGTCCTCATATGCACATgtttcatttatttttaaaacttttattgttTCAGTCCTACATTTGGAGTAGCTAGACCCTGACGGTGATGCTGAAGCGTTGTACACCTCCCCATTATACTCATAGGAACCTTAAAGAGAAAGCTATCATAAGTTTCTAACATGTCAAGAACCATATTAGAAGGCATAATGGAATTTAATTGTTCGAGCCAATTGAAAATGTATATAATATTTTTGTTGGAAATATGGGTTTTTGTGAACTTTTGCAAGAGGGTAAAGCATATTTTTTAGCAAAACTTAAAAATCAGCTGCTGAGAATTTAACTTAAAGGCTACAAATCTTTTTATGACACTTGAAAAAGATGGACTCATGATAGCCTTATCACCTATCATAAAATCTCAGCGAAATTTTCTTCTCTTATGCACTACCAGTTGATCTGTCAATCTATACATTTTTATCGGAAGAACTTGCAGATTTTGAAAACATGCAAGTTATCAAGAGGATAGGAACAAAATGCAAATTAAATGTTTTAAGAATCTCACACATGAGGTGTTGATTTTggaggaagcatcctatataacaTACACATATGATAAATGAAAATGGTAATCATCAGTACAATTGGCTGGCAAACTGCATGATTAATAGAGGTGAAAATATACCAGTATAGCCACCCAACATGCAATAGTTGTAAGGTTCATCCGCAGCCTCCAGAATCCCTGCTCGAGCAGCCAATAAGCCATAATTCAAGTAACTGCAGCACCAATTTCATAATCTTGTTAAAGTGGTTTTGATGTTCGGAACTTCAAGAGTGATTTGATATGAAGGCCACTTGACTACGTAGTCTTATGGTACGTATATAGACATCATCAGGTGAGAAGTAAAAGAAGAGCAGCAAAAGTTCGGGTTAGAAGATGTAAAACCTGTAAGCATAAAGGTAGTAATTAGTTtcattaagaagttgtttggtcaCATATGGATCGCCGCCAATTGAGATATTTGGAGCATTTGCAGC contains these protein-coding regions:
- the LOC105046068 gene encoding probable apyrase 2: MAPPLLLRALSLLFLLPLVVDGSVLGRKAAAGGRVGREIESYAVIFDAGSTGSRVHVFRFDENMDLLYLGDDIELFVQVKPGLSSYADDPQKAANSLIPLLEEAEGVVPEELQPTTPVRLGATAGLRNLGEEKSEEILQAVRDLFQNNSLFEYKSEWITVLEGYQEGSYLWVAMNYLLGNLGNRYSDTVGVVDLGGGSVQMAYALSEQAAANAPNISIGGDPYVTKQLLNETNYYLYAYSYLNYGLLAARAGILEAADEPYNYCMLGGYTGSYEYNGEVYNASASPSGSSYSKCRTETIKVLKINETCAYEDCTFGGVWSGGGGDGQKNLYVASFFYDRAAQVGFIDSEKPNALVTPSDFEEATKMACKLSLEEANVTYPNVAEEDLPYICMDLVYEYTLLVDGFGLEPSQEIILVTKVEYGDSYVGAAWPLGSAIEVVSSQSTQSLAMKNLRRLWLQQ